The Armatimonadota bacterium genome contains a region encoding:
- a CDS encoding AAA family ATPase: protein MVKILAVVNQKGGVGKTTTSVNLAACLGVAGKRVLLVDTDPQGNASSGVGVIKSELNKCIYDVLINEEPIENVIVKTDTKGLDLVPARLDLAGADIELMSTMSRETKLKQSLARIQDNYDFIIIDCPPSLGLLTVNVLAAAGYVVLPIQCEYYALEGLSQLLRTIELVRQHLNPHLEIAKVLLTMFDYRTNLSMQVVDEVRRFFGDKVSSVVVPRNVRLSEAPSHGKPIISYDPKSRGAEAYIKFAAEVIEFGEEESR from the coding sequence ATGGTAAAGATATTAGCTGTTGTAAATCAAAAAGGCGGAGTAGGCAAGACCACCACTTCTGTGAATCTTGCGGCATGTCTGGGTGTTGCCGGTAAACGGGTACTGTTGGTAGATACCGACCCTCAGGGCAACGCCTCAAGTGGCGTTGGCGTAATCAAGTCGGAATTGAATAAATGTATATATGATGTACTAATTAATGAAGAACCGATAGAGAACGTGATTGTTAAGACGGATACCAAAGGACTTGACCTGGTGCCGGCGCGCCTTGACCTCGCTGGGGCGGACATTGAGTTAATGTCGACTATGTCACGCGAGACAAAACTGAAGCAGTCATTAGCGCGGATTCAAGACAATTATGATTTCATCATTATCGACTGTCCGCCGTCTTTGGGACTGCTTACCGTAAATGTCCTCGCAGCAGCGGGATATGTAGTGCTGCCCATACAATGCGAGTATTATGCGCTTGAAGGCTTAAGCCAGTTATTGAGAACCATCGAGCTTGTGAGGCAGCACCTGAATCCGCATTTGGAGATTGCAAAGGTCCTGTTGACTATGTTTGACTACAGAACAAACTTGTCGATGCAGGTGGTTGATGAAGTCAGACGTTTCTTTGGCGACAAAGTTTCTTCTGTTGTGGTTCCAAGAAACGTAAGATTGAGTGAGGCTCCAAGTCATGGAAAGCCGATAATCAGTTATGATCCCAAATCAAGAGGCGCAGAGGCCTATATCAAGTTTGCGGCGGAGGTAATCGAATTTGGAGAAGAAGAGTCTCGGTAA
- a CDS encoding histidine triad nucleotide-binding protein, with translation MNDCIFCKIANKEIGKLVYEDELVVAFDDLNPQAPVHVLVIPKKHIARISDVSDGEDACLMGHILVVANKIAAERGIADEGYRVVTNCNEGAGQSVWHVHFHLLGGRKLGWPPG, from the coding sequence ATGAATGACTGCATTTTCTGCAAAATTGCAAATAAGGAAATCGGCAAGCTTGTCTACGAGGATGAACTTGTAGTTGCCTTTGACGACCTCAATCCTCAGGCTCCTGTCCACGTATTGGTGATCCCCAAAAAGCACATCGCGCGAATATCCGATGTTTCGGACGGTGAGGACGCATGCCTTATGGGGCACATTTTGGTTGTCGCAAATAAAATTGCAGCCGAACGCGGTATCGCCGATGAAGGCTATCGGGTCGTTACTAATTGCAATGAGGGAGCCGGGCAATCTGTCTGGCATGTGCATTTTCACTTGCTTGGCGGAAGAAAATTGGGCTGGCCCCCAGGATAG
- the mtaB gene encoding tRNA (N(6)-L-threonylcarbamoyladenosine(37)-C(2))-methylthiotransferase MtaB, translating to MPTIAYHTLGCKVNQYETEKIRESMEKAGCKSVPFSSYADAYLINTCSVTAVADSKSRAAVRKALRLNPDAFIVVTGCYADIEPAQIRSFEGVGLVVAHDEKDAIAERLAAHFGISDLRHTASGMQPRPRTRTRAVVKVQDGCDQFCAYCVIPYARAGRKSRLVPNILDELRSLADFGYQEIVLAGIRLGSYEDGDMRLPELITKAAEIDGIMRIRLSSIEPWEVSDHLLDVMNDPKVCRHLHIPLQSGDSDVLARMNRPYDAKEYDRIISRVRERIDGIGITTDVIVGFPGETDREFANTCAMIERVDFSRLHVFRYSPRPRTKAADMTGQVDAETKRVRAEKLSKLGNDAMMRFATSHIGKTLEVLVETASGKGSKASGKSGVQLTGYADNYLSVVFECDLALRGSIAGIEIVGVDNDGCARGLVRY from the coding sequence ATGCCGACAATCGCTTACCATACACTTGGCTGCAAGGTCAACCAATACGAGACAGAGAAGATCCGCGAATCGATGGAGAAGGCTGGTTGTAAGAGTGTGCCTTTCTCATCATACGCTGATGCCTATCTCATAAATACTTGCAGCGTAACAGCCGTGGCCGACTCGAAGTCGCGCGCTGCTGTGCGCAAGGCTCTGAGGTTAAACCCCGATGCATTTATTGTGGTCACAGGTTGCTATGCTGATATCGAGCCAGCTCAAATTCGATCTTTCGAGGGTGTCGGTTTGGTCGTTGCGCATGATGAAAAGGATGCAATAGCCGAACGGCTGGCAGCTCACTTTGGTATTTCTGACTTGCGACACACAGCATCCGGTATGCAACCACGTCCTCGAACACGAACGCGCGCGGTGGTTAAAGTCCAGGATGGGTGCGATCAGTTCTGCGCATACTGCGTGATCCCATATGCAAGAGCAGGCAGGAAGTCCAGGCTGGTGCCTAATATTTTGGATGAACTGAGGTCATTAGCGGATTTCGGATACCAGGAGATCGTGCTGGCGGGTATCAGGCTCGGCTCATATGAAGATGGTGATATGCGCCTGCCCGAACTGATAACGAAAGCTGCAGAGATAGACGGTATAATGAGAATCAGGCTCAGCTCGATAGAGCCGTGGGAAGTGAGCGATCATCTGCTCGATGTTATGAACGATCCCAAGGTCTGCCGGCATCTGCATATACCGCTTCAGAGTGGAGACAGTGATGTTTTGGCGCGCATGAACCGTCCTTACGACGCCAAGGAGTATGATAGAATAATCAGTCGAGTAAGGGAGAGAATCGACGGTATCGGGATTACTACTGATGTTATCGTCGGATTTCCGGGCGAGACCGACAGAGAGTTTGCAAATACATGCGCCATGATCGAGAGAGTGGACTTCTCGCGGCTCCATGTATTCAGATACTCGCCCAGGCCCAGGACAAAGGCCGCTGATATGACAGGCCAGGTCGACGCTGAAACAAAAAGGGTCCGAGCTGAAAAACTGTCGAAGCTTGGAAATGATGCTATGATGAGATTTGCTACGTCTCACATCGGCAAGACCCTAGAGGTGCTCGTTGAGACGGCGTCGGGAAAGGGTTCCAAGGCTTCAGGAAAATCCGGCGTGCAGCTAACAGGGTATGCGGACAATTATCTGAGTGTCGTTTTTGAATGCGATCTTGCTCTAAGAGGCAGTATTGCCGGTATAGAGATTGTCGGTGTTGACAATGACGGGTGTGCAAGAGGGCTTGTTCGCTACTGA